Part of the Blastocatellia bacterium genome, GCGAAACTCACCGATGGACATCGCTTTGCTCGGCAGCGACGGGTCCATCCATTTTCTGACCTCGCCGACGGAAGCCGATGAGAGCGGCGTGTCCTTCCCTCTCGAGCAGTGGTCCTTCGTCACGTTTTCGTTCGATCACCCGCTGGGAATGGGACCAGATCGCTCGCCTCTCTTTCTGCGGGCCAAAGTCTCCAGTCGTCCGAGCGATGATCTCATTCTCTTTGACGAAGCCGATTCTCAGATTCACATCCTGACGCCTCAGGGCGATGGGTCCGTCCCGATCGCTTCTGCCGACGGTGATCCGGAGGGAAATGTCACTCGACGGGAACGTTCGTTCTCAGTGGTGAGTCTGGATGAAGTAGCCGATCCTCCGATTGCTGCTCTGACGCTGCGATTAAATGCCGACGCGCTTGGTGATCTCGTGATCCTTCACGAGCGCACGATGACTCCAACGGTGGTTCTCACGGCCGCTCCCCGGAGATTCACGGTGACGACGACCAACGACAGTGGCGTGGGTTCGCTCCGTCAGGCCATTCTCGATGCCAATGCCAATCCGGGAGCCGATACAATTGCCTTCAACATCCCGGGAAGTGGCACGCGCACAATCGCCCTCACCTCACCGCTGCCCAGCATCACTGAAGCCGTGACCATTGACGGAACAACACAACCGTCCGGACGGGTGGAGATCAACGGAGATCGCGCCGGTCGAGCGGCCACGGGCTTGATTCTGGCCGGGGGGAATATCGTTGTCCGAGGACTGACCATCACCCGATTTCACTACGATCCGGTGAAGCTTCTGGCCCTGGATTTCATCGGAGCGGGCGGCAGCGCCATTCGCATTGACTCGAGCAACAATATCGTTGAGGGCAACTTTCTCGGCACCACCGCCACCGGCGCTACGGATGCCGGGAATGATCTGGCCGGCGTACTCGTCACGGGATCGAACAACACGATTGGGGGGACGCGCGATACGGCACGCAACATCCTCTCGGGGAATCTCGTCGGCGTGGGCTTAGCGACGAGCGGGGCGACGGGGAACCAGGTGATCGGCAACTACATCGGCACCGATCCCAGCGGAACGACGGCGATTCCGAACTCCGCCGGCGTCGTCATCCTCGGCGCGTCGGGCAACACCATCGGTGGGACGGCTACAGGAGCCCGCAACGTGATTTCGGGCAATCGCAAGGCTCCTCCGCTGGCGAACCTTCCTCTGGCTGGTGGCGTGGCGCTCATCAGCTACCAATCGTTCACCGGCACGTCGGGCAATCTCATCCAGGGCAACTATATCGGTCCCACGCGCGCGGGCACAGCGGCGCTCGGGAACGGCGTGACCAACGGGCGCATTCCCGGTGCCGGCATCTTCATCGGCAGCGCGACCAATAACACGATCGGAGGAACGACGGCAGCCGCCCGGAACATCATTTCCGGCAATAACGGCTATGGCATCGTCCTCGGCACGGCCAACGGCGACGGGGCCAGTGGCAACGTCATTCAAGGAAACGCTATCGGTACTCAGGCCGACGGTCGTACAGCGTTGAGTAATACCTCTCATGGCCTTTTCATCACGGCGTCCTCCAGCGGGAACCTCATCGGCGGCACCGATCCCGGTGCCGGAAACATCATCGCGTTTAACGGGGGCGCCGGTGTCGTGGTGGAATCCGGCACTCGAAACGGGATTCTCGCCAATGTGATCTTTTCCAATGAGCGACTGGGAATTGATCTCGGAGGTAACGGTGTGACGCGCAACGATTCCGATGATCAAGATGCGGGGGCCAATGATCTGCAGAACTTCCCGGAATTGATCGTCGCCGCCTCGTCGAGCAGTCGCACCACTGTGCGCGGACGCCTGACGGGTGCCGCCAATGCCACGTACACGCTGGAGTTTTTCTCCAACACCAACTGTGACCCCTCACGCTTTGGCGAAGGCGAGAGCTTCGCCGGTTCCGCTCGCGTGACGACGGACGCCTCAGGCACGGTCAATTTCACCGTCACGCTCACTCCCGTTCTCACGGCGGGACGATTCCTCACCGCCACGGCGACCGATGCCGCCAACAATACGTCCGAGTTCTCGCCGTGCCTCGAAGTGGTGCGAACGGGGCAGCCCGATATCAACGTTCCCACGAGTCTCGCCTTTGATCGCGTCACGGTGGGTCAGACGGCGGAGCGCTCCCTGCCGGTGGCCAACGACGGGGATGCCAATCTGGTGATCACCAGCCTCTCGGTGGACAGCCCTCAGTTTTCGGTCGTCACGTCGGGATTGCCGCTGACCATCGAAGCGGGAGATCAACGCACCATCACCGTCCGTTTCAACCCGACGGTGGTGGGGAATCACTCCGGGCAATTGACGATTACGAGTAACGATCCCAACGAATCGCGCACCGTGGTCGAGTTGACCGGCGAAGGCATCCCGACAGCGCCGGAGATCGAAGTGACGCCGAGTGCGCTCGACTTCGGCACTGTGACGCCCGGGCGCACAAAGGAGTTAACGCTCACCCTGCGCAATGCGGGGACGGCCGCGCTGCGCGTCACAACGCTGGCGCTGGAGAGTTCCGGCAGTTCGTTCACCCTGGTTTCTCCGGCGGCTCCTTTCGATCTTGCTCCTTCGGCAGAGCGGTCTGTCGTTGTTCGTTTCGCTCCCACCGGCCCGGGGGAGCAGACCGACACCCTCGTGATCGTCAGTAATGATGCCGATGAAGCTACCGTGCGCGTTCCCCTCACCGGCGTGGGCATGCCCCGCACGTTGAGCATTCTCGGCAGCGAAGCGGCTCCCGGAGCCCAGGTGACGGTTCCGGTGATGCTGAGTGACGGGAGCATGATCTCGGCGTTGCGATTCACCATTACCTTCGATAAGGCCGTTGTGTCGGTGCCGATGCCTGAAGCTGTCGCCGCTGGCCCACTCTTACCCCAGGGGTTCTCCTTGAGCGCCAACGTCAGCGTGCCCGGACAGGTCACGGTCCTGATCACGCCGCCGCTCCAGACGCCATTGCCGACGCTTCCTCCGGACAGCGGGGCCGTCGCCATGATCACTTTTCAAATCGCCTTCACGGCTCCCGGAGGCACGCAGACTCCACTGCGATTGGCTTCGGCTTCGGCCTCAGATCCACAGGCGCGCGGCCTCTCCCTCGCGCTCAAGGATGGAATGATCGCCATTAGCGAGGTGCTTCCCGGTGACACCACTCAGGATGGACAAATCAACGAGCAGGACGTTGTGCGCCTGATCCTTCATCTCACCGGCGAGAGTCCGCTTACGGGGCGGGCCCTTCGGGCCGCCGATACCAATTGCGATGGAAGAGTCACAGAACAGGACCTCGTCCGCCTTATTCTCCATCTGACGGGCGAGCGGCTGCTGTCGCCCAGTTGTTCCACTCCGCCGTCATGAGCGGGACAGCGTGAGTTGTGGCGCGGGCTTTCGACCGGAAAGTCCGCGCGACAGTGGCGCAAGCTTTCCAGCTTGCGCATTTTTTTCGCAGATTGGAAAGTCCGCTCTCCTCATTCACCGGGCCCTCTGGCAAAGATCGAGACGAACTCGTACAATCGCCAACTATGTCGGGACGGAAAACCTTCCACGATCGGCGCACGCTGGCGGAGGTGAACCGGTTGCTGCGGCGCATTGGGGCGGAAGCGGCGGTTGGTGAGCGGATGAAAACGATTGCTCGACTCCTGCACGGACGCCCCTATCGTGAGAACCCGCTCGTCGGTTCGGCCGATTCGCCCGAGGTATTTACCTTCTCGCTGCGCGCATTCGATTGTGTGACGTATATCGAAACGGTTCTGGCGCTGGCGCTGGCCCGGTCGGCCAGAGATTTCCTCCGATGGCTTCGGAGGATCCGCTACCGGAATGGTCGCGTCACCTGGCGCGACCGCCACCACTACATGGTGGAGTGGATTCGGGCCAATGCCCGTCAGGGGGTGATCGCCGATCTCACGCGCGGTCCGATGACGGTCTCCCGCTCGAAAACGCTCGCCGTTGTTGCCGGGCGTGCGCCCCGGCGCGTCCGCTTCCGCCTCTTTCCCAAGAGGATGATCGGGCGGATCGCCCCGCAGATGCGCGATGGCGATCTGCTGTTTTTCGCCTCGACACGGAAATATCTCGATGTCTTTCATGTCGGCCTTGTTTTCGTCGGCGCCGATGGCATCACGCTGAGTCATGCTGCGCGGAGTCGAGGGCAGGTCATCGAACAACCTCTCGAACATTTTCTTCGGGAGAATCGAATGGCCGGAGTGCTCTGGGTCCGTCCGCGACGGCCCGAGAATCGGGCGGTTCGTCGTGCGCGAGCGGACGGCGCACCCATCGGTCGGCGGCGATGATCGGCCCCGGCAGAGAGGGACCTCTTTGGCAGAGGGTCCCGCATAACGCCCTTTTTTCAGAAGGGGGGAAAGTCGGTCATGATCATCATGAAGTTCGGCGGCACATCGGTTGAAGATGCTCGAGCGATTACCCGCGTGACGGATATTGTCCGAGAGCATTTGCGCGATCGTCCGATCGTCGTTCTCTCGGCCATTGCCGGGATGACCGACGGATTGATCGCGATGGCTCACCAGGCCGCCGAGGGACGGGAGGCAGAGGCGCAGGCGGTGCTCGCGCACCTGCGCGAACGTCATGAGACGATCGTCACCGAGCTTGATCTGAGCGAGGAAACGCGCGAGACGCTCCGAGCGGAGATCGAGCACCACTTCGAGCAACTGGCGCATCTCGTGCGCGGCCTGGCCATCCTCGGCGAACTCACTCCACGATCGCTCGATACCATCTGCTCCTACGGGGAGCTTCTGTCCACCCTCATCGTGGCCCGCGCCATGCTCGAGCGAGGGATTCCAGCCCGATGGCTCGATGCCCGACAGATCATCCTCACCGATGAGATGTTCGGTCGCGCCACACCCCTTCTGGAGAAGATCGAGGGAAAAGTGAACGAACATCTCCGCCCCCTCTGGGAACAAGGATACGTGCCGGTCACACAAGGGTATATCGGAGCCACCGAGCGAGGAGTGACGACCACTTTGGGGCGGGGAGGATCCGACTTCACGGCGGCTTTGCTGGGAGCCGCTCTTGGAGCCCGTGAGATTCAGATCTGGACCGACGTGGATGGAATGCTCACGGCGGATCCTCGTCTCGTCCCAACGGCCCTGCGGGTGAAGTGGCTCTCTTTTGCCGAAGCCGCGGAGCTGGCCTACTTCGGAGCCAAGGTCCTCCACCCCAGCACCATTCTCCCCGCCATCAGCAAGAATATTCCCGTGCGCATTCTCAACTCGCGCAAGCCGCATCTGAGCGGCACGCTCATCACCTCGGAGATCCCCTCGGCAGCCGGCTGCGTGAAATCCATCGCCTGCAAACAGGGCATCACCATGATCAACGTCTACTCCACCCGAATGCTCATGGCCTACGGATTCCTACGACGAATCTTCGAGGTCTTTGAACGGCATCGAACCTCGGTGGATCTGGTTTCCACGTCCGAAGTCAACGTCTCGGTTACCGTTGACCGTCCCGATGACGTTCAAGCGATCGTGGCCGATCTAAGCACCTTCTCCCACGTCACGGTCGAGCGGGACAAAGCCATCGTTTGCGTCGTCGGCGAACAGCTCAAGTACACGCCGGGAATCGCCGGGAGAGTCTTCAAGGCCATCGAGGACACGAACGTCTACATGATCTCGCAGGGGGCCTCCGAAATTAACCTGAGCTTCGTCGTTGACGAGGCCGATCTCCCACAGGTCGTGCAAACGCTTCACCGGGAATTCTTCAGCACCGTTCCCGGCGAGATCTTCGAATGAGCTGTCCGCGAGACGGGTTCCTTTTGTGACGGGCGAAAAGGTGCTTCCCGCTGACCGGGAGAAAGCGACGGGTGAACGATGGCGAATGTGTCCATTGAGGGGATGCCATCGCAGGGGCTGCCCGCGCTCGATGGTCTGACGATATCGCCCGTCGTTGCGGTGATGGCCCTTATGCCGGGACTAAATCGCGAAAGCAAAAGGAATCTCTGAGGACGGTCTCGCCGATGGTGAACGTCACCGGACGGGTGAAGATCGGGCCATCAAAGACAAACGAGTGAAACTCTCCGTTTTCGCCACAGGGGTCCACCCCGGGAGGAAGCCGACGCAAAAATTCCTCCTCGATCATCTGCCCGGCAAAAGAACGATCGAGAACTTTTGTGTCCACGCACACCACTATCGCTTTGAACCCCATGGTGATGAAAGTTCGTGCCAGTTCATTCGTATCGCGCCTCCAGATCGGAAATGCCCCTTTCATTCCTATTTTCGAGAGAAAGTCCTCTCGATACCTTCGTATGTCTTCCAGAAAGATGTCGCCGAAGACGACCGTCTGGACGCCGTTTCTCCGATACTCCTCAAGCGCCGCCTTCATTTTCGACTCGTATTCTTCGTTCGTCGCGTTCATCGAAAGGTGAATCGTATGCAGCGGCAGGCCGAGGGATTCCACTTGACGTTCGAGAAGACTGCGACGCACGCCGTGCATACTGATTCGGTCGTAACCGTCGGTCACCGTGGTGACCAAGGCTACAATCTCGTACTGACCGGTTTTTTGAATCTCATAGAGCGCCATCGAGCTATCTTTCCCACCGCTCCATGAGACGAGCACTCTTTCTTTCATCGCTGTCTCTTCAGGGGTGATCCCTTTTCCCGGAGATTCCCCATCTCACGATTATACGAAGGAGTGGGGACCGTTGAGGCACTCTCAACAGATGTTTCAGGGCTCTTTGGCATCGGCGCGTTCTCCACGAAAGCTCCTGAAGGCTCGGGAAGGCCGGTATTCCCCGGAGCTTCTTGACACCTCGGAAGGGCGGCCCCTATACTTTCGGCCTTTCTGCAAGCGAGGCAAGAGTGAGCGAGCGGGGTGCGCCCGCCTCTCACGCGAGAAAAAAGGAGATACTTTATGCCACGAACACAATCGGCCATCCGGCAGATGCGCAAAAACGAGCGCCGACGCGAAATCAATCGGCGGAATCGCAGCCGCCTGCGGACGGCGATCAAAAAACTCCGCGCAGCTCTCCAGGCAGGTGCGGTCGAAGAAGCCAAGCAGCTCCTGCCCCGGACGCTCTCGATCATTGATAACTCGGTCCACAAGGGCATTCTCCATCGAAATGCGGCAGCCCGATACAAATCGCGTTTGATGGCTCATGTTCATCGGCTCATTCGTGCCTCCTCGACCGTGACGCAGGCGCAGTGAAGCCTCGGCATCAGGGGTGCTCCGTGTCACGCCCACCGGACTTATGAGAGCGCCCTGAGCACGTCCGCTGAAGGGAAGGCGACACCCAACGTCCACTCTCCATTTTCCCCGAAGGCGAGGCATCACCGGTGTTCAACCCGACGCTATGTCGTTTCCCCTTGACGAGTAAGGGCGGATGAGCGTCTGCCCCTGATGCTCACCGGTCTGAAGGGAGCGCGCAACGGTCTCCGGCGCGTTCCCCTCAGGGGAGGACGGAAATCGTTCCCGGAGGCCCCTCCGCAATCTCTCCAATGACGGCGGCAGCCGGCGTTTTCGCTCGCTGGAGGGCACCGATCAGCGCTTCGGTTCGATCCGGCGCCACCGCAATGAGCAGACCACCAGAGGTTTGGGCATCGCACAGGACGAGCTGAGCGTCAGGGGTGATGGCTTCATGCCAGGTGACGAACTGGCTGAGGTAACGATGATTGTTTCGTGTGCCGCCGGGAACGACGTCCTGGCGGACGAGGTCCCAGGCCTCAGGCAAAACGGGCACGCGCGAGAGCCAGACGCGTGCGCTCACCCGGCTGGCCACGAGCATGTTACGCAGATGGCCGAGGAGACCGTAGCCGGTGACGTCGGTGGCGGCGTGAACGCCTACCTCTCGCATCGCCCGAGCCGCGGAAGCGTTGAGCGTCGCCATGAGCGCGATGACTTTCTCCTCGGTTTCCCGGCTGATGACCTGACGCTTAATTCCGGTCGTGATGATTCCGATGCCGAGCGGTTTTGTCAACACGAGCTGATCGCCGGGCCGCGCCGTCGCCGTGGCAATGATGGCCGAGGGGTGGGCGACGCCGACAACGGCCAGTCCGTATTTCGGTTCCACATCATCAACGGTATGACCGCCCAGAATGGGCACGCCGGCCTCCCGCGCTTTGTCGGCTCCGCCGCGCAAAATCTCACTCAGGATGCGCAGGGGCAGCTTCTTCGAGGGAAATCCGACGAGATTGAGGGCCACCAGCGGATCAACCCCTTTCGCATAGAGATCGCTCAGCGAGTTCGCAACAGCAATCGCGCCGAAGGCATAGGGGTCATCCACCACCGGTGTGAAGAAATCGGTCGTCAGCACCAGAGCGGTTGTCTCGTTGAGCAGATAGACGCCGACATCGTCGGAGCTGCCCGCTCCGATGAGCACGCGGGGATCCTCCACCGGGGTGAGAGTGGCCAGAACCTCGACCAGGTCCTGCTGACTCAGCTTACACGCTCAACCGGCCCCGTGACTGAGCATGGTCAATCTGATGTCTTCCGGTGTGTTCACGCTTTCCTCCCTCGGCACAGCCGAAACAGATGGTCATCCACTCCCCTGTCGCGGCTGCGCTCTTTCACATCGAACGTGACAGTCTACGTGATGGGGCGTCGGCTTTCCAGCTCGCGCCGGGTTGCCGACCAGAAAGTCCACGCTCCTCATTGATCAGCGCACCCGACGGATCAGTTCGACCATCTCCCGCACGGCCCGTTCCAGGCCGACCAGCACGGCCCGCGCGATGATATTGTGTCCGATGTTGAGTTCCTCGATCTCGTCAATGGCGGCGATGGCCCGAACGTTCCGATAGGTCAATCCGTGACCGGCGGCCACGCTGAGTCCAAGCGAACGAGCCCGACGCGCCGCTTCACGGATACGCTCGCACTCCTGCTGTCCGCGAGCCGGATCATAAGGGATCGCTCGACGAAAGAAAGGGGACGGCGGGGTCGTGTAGTCGGCGTAGACGGCGGTGCAGATTTCAATTTCCTGTGCTCCCGTGGCCCGTGCCGCCTCGATCTGATCGGCCACCGGATCAATGAAGAGGCTGACGCGAATGCCCGCTTCCGTCAGCCGTTCAACCGCACGAGCCAGCTCGCGTCCGCCTTTGACGACATCGAGTCCGCCCTCGGTGGTGATCTCACCGGGATTTTCCGGGACGAGCGTCACTTTGTCCGGTTTGACCTCGCGGGCGATCTGCACCATCTCGTCGGTGGCGGCCATTTCGACATTGAGAAAAGTCGTCACCATCTGGCGGAGGAGTCGAACGTCCCCGTCCTGAATGTGGCGGCGATCCCCACGAAGGTGAATGGTGATGCCGTCAGCTCCGGCCAGCTCACAGATCATTGCTGCCATGGCCACGCTCGGCTCGATATGCCGTCGCGCCTGGCGAACCGTTGCGACATGATCAATGTTCACATTCAGCCTCATAGTCTTCCCCCCTCGATGCCTCCGGCCGAGACGCTCGCCGGGATCTTCGACGCGGACTCGTTTACTGAAACCTCAACCAGCTTTGTCGTAGCGTCCCGTCAGATCGTTCCAACGCGTCTCAGCCAGGTTGAGAACCATGCGGATGGCGTCTCTCATCATGCGCACGCGCGATCCTTCGGAATGAGACCAGCGCACCGGCACTTCGCGAAGTCGCAATCCTCGCTTGTGGGCGAGATAGAGAACTTCGGCATCGAATCCGAACCCTCTGATTCGTTGAACGCGAAAGATGGGCAGGATCGCCTCCCGGCGATACGCTTTGAATCCGCATTGCGTGTCTTTGAACCGCAGACCGGTGAGCGCCCGCACACAGAGATTGAAAAGGCGACCGGCCAGTCGCCTCCCCACCGGCTGTGTCACCAGGTGCGGATCGAGCGCCCGCGAGCCAATGACCACATCCGCCATGGCGCCAGCAATAGGCTCGTAGAGCTTGGGCGCTTCCGCGATGGGAGCCGACAGATCGGCATCGGTGAATAAAACGATCTCTCCTCGTGCGGCCAGAACTCCCCGACGGACGCTGTAGCCCTTCCCCTCATTGCGCCGATTCCGCTCCAGCCGCACGGCCATGTGCGGGTGCTCGTGCATGAACCGCTCGACGAGGGCTGCCGTCTCGTCGGTCGAACCGTCGTCAACGACGATCACCTCACTGGCAAATGACTTCCCCTGGAGAAACTCCC contains:
- a CDS encoding choice-of-anchor D domain-containing protein, whose amino-acid sequence is MARVYRRSFPFEIRSLALGYFGPRRNSPMDIALLGSDGSIHFLTSPTEADESGVSFPLEQWSFVTFSFDHPLGMGPDRSPLFLRAKVSSRPSDDLILFDEADSQIHILTPQGDGSVPIASADGDPEGNVTRRERSFSVVSLDEVADPPIAALTLRLNADALGDLVILHERTMTPTVVLTAAPRRFTVTTTNDSGVGSLRQAILDANANPGADTIAFNIPGSGTRTIALTSPLPSITEAVTIDGTTQPSGRVEINGDRAGRAATGLILAGGNIVVRGLTITRFHYDPVKLLALDFIGAGGSAIRIDSSNNIVEGNFLGTTATGATDAGNDLAGVLVTGSNNTIGGTRDTARNILSGNLVGVGLATSGATGNQVIGNYIGTDPSGTTAIPNSAGVVILGASGNTIGGTATGARNVISGNRKAPPLANLPLAGGVALISYQSFTGTSGNLIQGNYIGPTRAGTAALGNGVTNGRIPGAGIFIGSATNNTIGGTTAAARNIISGNNGYGIVLGTANGDGASGNVIQGNAIGTQADGRTALSNTSHGLFITASSSGNLIGGTDPGAGNIIAFNGGAGVVVESGTRNGILANVIFSNERLGIDLGGNGVTRNDSDDQDAGANDLQNFPELIVAASSSSRTTVRGRLTGAANATYTLEFFSNTNCDPSRFGEGESFAGSARVTTDASGTVNFTVTLTPVLTAGRFLTATATDAANNTSEFSPCLEVVRTGQPDINVPTSLAFDRVTVGQTAERSLPVANDGDANLVITSLSVDSPQFSVVTSGLPLTIEAGDQRTITVRFNPTVVGNHSGQLTITSNDPNESRTVVELTGEGIPTAPEIEVTPSALDFGTVTPGRTKELTLTLRNAGTAALRVTTLALESSGSSFTLVSPAAPFDLAPSAERSVVVRFAPTGPGEQTDTLVIVSNDADEATVRVPLTGVGMPRTLSILGSEAAPGAQVTVPVMLSDGSMISALRFTITFDKAVVSVPMPEAVAAGPLLPQGFSLSANVSVPGQVTVLITPPLQTPLPTLPPDSGAVAMITFQIAFTAPGGTQTPLRLASASASDPQARGLSLALKDGMIAISEVLPGDTTQDGQINEQDVVRLILHLTGESPLTGRALRAADTNCDGRVTEQDLVRLILHLTGERLLSPSCSTPPS
- a CDS encoding N-acetylmuramoyl-L-alanine amidase-like domain-containing protein; its protein translation is MSGRKTFHDRRTLAEVNRLLRRIGAEAAVGERMKTIARLLHGRPYRENPLVGSADSPEVFTFSLRAFDCVTYIETVLALALARSARDFLRWLRRIRYRNGRVTWRDRHHYMVEWIRANARQGVIADLTRGPMTVSRSKTLAVVAGRAPRRVRFRLFPKRMIGRIAPQMRDGDLLFFASTRKYLDVFHVGLVFVGADGITLSHAARSRGQVIEQPLEHFLRENRMAGVLWVRPRRPENRAVRRARADGAPIGRRR
- the lysC gene encoding lysine-sensitive aspartokinase 3, with product MIIMKFGGTSVEDARAITRVTDIVREHLRDRPIVVLSAIAGMTDGLIAMAHQAAEGREAEAQAVLAHLRERHETIVTELDLSEETRETLRAEIEHHFEQLAHLVRGLAILGELTPRSLDTICSYGELLSTLIVARAMLERGIPARWLDARQIILTDEMFGRATPLLEKIEGKVNEHLRPLWEQGYVPVTQGYIGATERGVTTTLGRGGSDFTAALLGAALGAREIQIWTDVDGMLTADPRLVPTALRVKWLSFAEAAELAYFGAKVLHPSTILPAISKNIPVRILNSRKPHLSGTLITSEIPSAAGCVKSIACKQGITMINVYSTRMLMAYGFLRRIFEVFERHRTSVDLVSTSEVNVSVTVDRPDDVQAIVADLSTFSHVTVERDKAIVCVVGEQLKYTPGIAGRVFKAIEDTNVYMISQGASEINLSFVVDEADLPQVVQTLHREFFSTVPGEIFE
- a CDS encoding diphthine--ammonia ligase; the encoded protein is MKERVLVSWSGGKDSSMALYEIQKTGQYEIVALVTTVTDGYDRISMHGVRRSLLERQVESLGLPLHTIHLSMNATNEEYESKMKAALEEYRRNGVQTVVFGDIFLEDIRRYREDFLSKIGMKGAFPIWRRDTNELARTFITMGFKAIVVCVDTKVLDRSFAGQMIEEEFLRRLPPGVDPCGENGEFHSFVFDGPIFTRPVTFTIGETVLRDSFCFRDLVPA
- the rpsT gene encoding 30S ribosomal protein S20 translates to MPRTQSAIRQMRKNERRREINRRNRSRLRTAIKKLRAALQAGAVEEAKQLLPRTLSIIDNSVHKGILHRNAAARYKSRLMAHVHRLIRASSTVTQAQ
- the selD gene encoding selenide, water dikinase SelD, whose product is MLSHGAGUACKLSQQDLVEVLATLTPVEDPRVLIGAGSSDDVGVYLLNETTALVLTTDFFTPVVDDPYAFGAIAVANSLSDLYAKGVDPLVALNLVGFPSKKLPLRILSEILRGGADKAREAGVPILGGHTVDDVEPKYGLAVVGVAHPSAIIATATARPGDQLVLTKPLGIGIITTGIKRQVISRETEEKVIALMATLNASAARAMREVGVHAATDVTGYGLLGHLRNMLVASRVSARVWLSRVPVLPEAWDLVRQDVVPGGTRNNHRYLSQFVTWHEAITPDAQLVLCDAQTSGGLLIAVAPDRTEALIGALQRAKTPAAAVIGEIAEGPPGTISVLP
- a CDS encoding pyridoxine 5'-phosphate synthase gives rise to the protein MRLNVNIDHVATVRQARRHIEPSVAMAAMICELAGADGITIHLRGDRRHIQDGDVRLLRQMVTTFLNVEMAATDEMVQIAREVKPDKVTLVPENPGEITTEGGLDVVKGGRELARAVERLTEAGIRVSLFIDPVADQIEAARATGAQEIEICTAVYADYTTPPSPFFRRAIPYDPARGQQECERIREAARRARSLGLSVAAGHGLTYRNVRAIAAIDEIEELNIGHNIIARAVLVGLERAVREMVELIRRVR
- a CDS encoding dolichyl-phosphate beta-glucosyltransferase, encoding MAEAVFLSIIIPAYNEAHRIGRTLESIREFLQGKSFASEVIVVDDGSTDETAALVERFMHEHPHMAVRLERNRRNEGKGYSVRRGVLAARGEIVLFTDADLSAPIAEAPKLYEPIAGAMADVVIGSRALDPHLVTQPVGRRLAGRLFNLCVRALTGLRFKDTQCGFKAYRREAILPIFRVQRIRGFGFDAEVLYLAHKRGLRLREVPVRWSHSEGSRVRMMRDAIRMVLNLAETRWNDLTGRYDKAG